The Aspergillus chevalieri M1 DNA, chromosome 5, nearly complete sequence genome includes a region encoding these proteins:
- a CDS encoding TRAPPII-specific subunit TRS120 (BUSCO:EOG0926077L;~COG:U;~EggNog:ENOG410QDBC;~InterPro:IPR013935;~PFAM:PF08626) produces MMAVDPLSPIAPVRLRALLLPIGKIKRSRFLSFAARLQAEYVVRLGDISPDSRPNRNMFSPLAFPTGMILYDLSFSVPPTSHLDLFPFEIYREPLVVLAIADGTELSKRPKSSKSESGINRSDERPEGLDELLEEMDIVRERNPRALVHQLLIFDFEGQTNISNGPDDVLWVPPPQASKATTMKTVLCDITSLLLSELDDFAKTMQSIPSIESPKASSWGPHRGPELRPRPTDRLIHRMTLPSQFPPNADSAPETPLSSNQSSPVPSDHETPTTFDEITRSIQISSRSNSIGRFNSLSSTKEHSRDRMSVSGMSATDRTKNRIKGRVGVVIGTLYLQAGRWPDALKELVEAASSARASSDYVWHAKALESILLCLVMFGWAGMDFQIPPICYPVADKSAKSLISSGFDSSHGPSTPGNRVISLQNLSNLLPDLSNNIINLYNRAANITDEPLPQLVFSETVIRLSRLLVAARIRDGTLDDNALKHIVMNEPLSPLHQPERPRGTVLLRKSDIANFLFRALPLSPGSDMPATDAIPIVVGVISVLHILDLPRKKAFVLRELLSTMVPTLVQARKIGAAEVGIHPAAGLASLSDAAFEINALDLGPANMEASLRMLLAAIGEIYGVQPSGFYEWEKKQEKRRSSKASGSESYPEYDSVAAIVERAFRHAALDGYGDLNLKIDVLKACINCCEALPDFEGVLRFTAELLQTIRGSLMLADAYHAPPYLPPEEQVRLLNNIKRTVGAANRLGAAGLEAEYWDDFLIRGVQLLPLPDPRRPVRRSKSEMDAITTHSEKSKKDPFLYNPFSRANKASELLMVAGEHAAFKITLQNPYEFELEIESIRLDNEGVKFDAVAEWILLPPLGLQDIVVYGMAHEEGPLNVTSCIVKVRHCRERKFPIFTNFWKPESETKFKRTGLAAKKPTMERPLSWSSTTSRDGKQVPKKGPETSSCEVKVIGHQPSLVIDSMSLSQSAMMVLEGEVRSFDITLHNTSSCALDFITFTFQDSTSRQIQTALGNRDLLATEVYELELKLSTKPALRWRRKGGPADGLSISAGQSATFTVDILGKPGLQDTTVQIDYSRIGRSDGELPDVLYTRQLFVPLTVTVNASIEVARCDVLPFSSDFAWWNKQGPEIQSENTSNEVMPSSSDNDPFSPVLSQLGRGAYGPDHCLLLLDLRNAWPSTLSISLYVSEQPMQATEGRPAEAGVEGQYAVHGDLQPGQITRFVLVVPRLYLDNPYATIPLLNTGMKRQFVVSANKLTFEAEAATREAFWYREELLKRVCGLWKEEPARREGTVDLRNLRLNARMVEAMRLEDVDMTFSLAPSFPESSEKGIIQSGRFRYNIQTDKMLDLSVTIHNRSSKPIHPLLRLQPSLRHQPNNVALDLSRRLVWTGMLQQVLPILGSGESTTATIGVTVLCRGEYEFGATVEEVRILKMKEEEEKTGQGVFHDSEGAIRDTFGADVAKKRRIWHAKECCVLDAHD; encoded by the exons ATGATGGCTGTTGACCCTCTTTCTCCGATTGCGCCAGTGCGCCTAAGGGCACTGTTGCTTCCTATCGGCAAGATAAAACGATCGAGGTTCTTGAGCTTTGCTGCAAGACTTCAAGCCGAATATGTCGTTCGACTGGGGGACATCAGTCCCGATTCGCGACCCAATCGAA ACATGTTCTCCCCGTTGGCTTTCCCTACCGGCATGATCCTCTACGACCTTTCCTTCTCCGTGCCACCGACATCCCACCTTGACTTGTTTCCATTCGAAATATACAGAGAGCCGCTTGTGGTTCTTGCGATAGCGGACGGTACAGAACTCTCCAAGCGTCCGAAAAGCAGTAAATCGGAATCCGGGATTAATCGCAGCGATGAGAGGCCAGAAGGACTGGACGAACTCCTCGAAGAGATGGACATTGTGCGGGAGAGAAATCCTCGAGCGTTGGTCCATCAACTATTGATATTCGATTTCGAAGGACAAACCAACATATCGAATGGCCCGGATGACGTTTTATGGGTTCCGCCACCGCAAGCTTCCAAAGCGACTACTATGAAGACAGTGCTGTGCGACATAACATCCCTTCTCTTGTCCGAACTGGATGATTTTGCAAAGACGATGCAGAGTATCCCGTCCATCGAATCTCCCAAGGCGTCATCCTGGGGTCCACATCGAGGACCGGAATTACGGCCACGACCCACGGACAGGTTAATACACCGGATGACCTTGCCCTCACAATTTCCACCTAATGCCGACTCCGCACCTGAAACTCCGTTGAGTTCGAACCAGAGTTCTCCTGTCCCTAGCGATCATGAAACTCCAACAACATTCGACGAAATAACTCGATCCATACAAATATCGAGCCGCTCCAACAGCATTGGGAGATTCAACTCACTATCATCGACGAAAGAGCACAGTCGTGATCGGATGTCGGTAAGTGGTATGAGCGCCACTGATCGAACAAAAAACCGCATCAAGGGACGTGTGGGCGTCGTTATCGGTACTCTTTATCTCCAGGCAGGTCGATGGCCGGATGCATTGAAAGAACTCGTCGAGGCTGCTTCGAGTGCTAGGGCAAGCAGTGACTATGTGTGGCACGCAAAAGCGCTCGAGTCGATTCTACTCTGTCTCGTCATGTTTGGATGGGCAGGGATGGACTTTCAGATTCCTCCAATCTGTTATCCGGTTGCCGATAAATCTGCCAAGTCATTGATCAGTAGTGGCTTCGATTCGAGCCATGGACCGTCAACGCCTGGGAACCGCGTCATCTCTCTACAGAACCTGTCAAATCTATTACCCGATTTGTCGAATAACATCATAAATCTATACAACCGCGCTGCTAACATTACAGATGAGCCGCTTCCACAACTTGTCTTTTCGGAGACCGTGATTCGTTTATCACGGTTGCTGGTGGCTGCGCGTATTCGCGATGGCACACTGGACGATAATGCGCTGAAGCATATCGTTATGAATGAGCCTCTATCACCCCTACACCAACCAGAACGTCCACGTGGGACAGTATTACTGCGAAAGTCCGACATTGCGAATTTTCTATTCCGTGCGTTGCCATTATCCCCCGGCTCAGATATGCCTGCCACGGATGCAATACCCATTGTAGTTGGTGTGATTTCTGTTCTGCATATATTGGATTTGCCACGGAAGAAAGCCTTTGTACTAAGAGAACTGCTGTCGACAATGGTGCCAACTCTTGTTCAAGCACGTAAGATTGGTGCGGCAGAGGTTGGAATCCATCCTGCCGCGGGACTGGCATCACTCAGCGATGCTGCGTTTGAGATCAATGCCCTTGATCTTGGCCCTGCGAACATGGAAGCAAGCTTGCGCATGCTTCTTGCTGCTATTGGAGAGATCTACGGTGTTCAACCTTCTGGCTTCTACGAATGGGAGAAGAAGCAAGAGAAGAGGCGATCATCAAAAGCCAGTGGGTCGGAATCTTATCCTGAATATGACTCGGTCGCAGCCATAGTCGAGCGTGCCTTTCGACATGCCGCTTTGGATGGCTACGGCGACCTGAACCTAAAGATTGATGTTCTCAAGGCGTGCATCAACTGCTGCGAAGCACTTCCCGACTTTGAGGGTGTTCTCCGTTTCACAGCTGAATTACTTCAGACCATCCGAGGGAGTTTAATGCTGGCTGATGCCTACCATGCTCCTCCGTATCTTCCGCCAGAGGAACAAGTCCGGCTTCTGAATAACATCAAGCGAACGGTTGGTGCTGCGAACAGGCTGGGCGCTGCGGGATTAGAGGCGGAATACTGGGATGATTTCTTGATTCGCGGTGTTCAATTGCTGCCTCTTCCAGATCCCAGGAGACCTGTGCGGCGGTCCAAATCGGAAATGGACGCTATCACAACACATTCTGAGAAATCTAAGAAAGACCCATTCTTGTACAATCCTTTCTCAAGAGCTAACAAGGCATCCGAATTACTCATGGTCGCCGGAGAGCATGCAGCATTCAAGATCACCCTGCAAAACCCGTACGAGTTTGAGTTGGAGATTGAGAGTATTCGTCTTGACAACGAGGGCGTAAAATTTGACGCTGTCGCAGAATGGATTTTGCTTCCACCACTGGGATTGCAGGACATTGTGGTCTATGGAATGGCCCATGAAGAGGGACCTCTTAATGTGACAAGTTGCATTGTCAAAGTTCGGCATTGCCGGGAGCGCAAGTTCCCCATTTTCACAAATTTCTGGAAACCAGAGTCTGAAACGAAATTCAAGCGTACTGGGTTAGCAGCGAAGAAGCCGACAATGGAGCGCCCTCTGTCTTGGAGCTCAACAACCTCCAGAGATGGAAAGCAAGTACCCAAGAAGGGACCAGAGACGTCATCTTGCGAAGTCAAAGTCATCGGACACCAGCCATCTCTGGTTATTGATTCGATGTCGTTGTCACAATCTGCAATGATGGTCTTGGAGGGCGAGGTCAGGTCGTTCGACATCACGCTCCATAACACGTCGTCATGTGCCTTGGATTTTATAACCTTCACTTTCCAGGATTCGACATCCAGACAGATACAAACTGCGCTAGGCAACAGGGACCTGTTGGCAACGGAAGTGTATGAGTTGGAGCTCAAGCTTTCTACAAAGCCGGCTTTACGATGGCGGCGCAAAGGTGGCCCAGCGGACGGTCTTTCCATTTCTGCCGGTCAAAGTGCTACGTTCACAGTTGACATCCTTGGAAAGCCAGGTCTGCAGGACACAACCGTCCAGATTGATTACTCGCGGATTGGACGGTCCGATGGCGAATTGCCTGATGTGCTTTATACGAGACAATTATTCGTCCCGCTTACAGTTACGGTGAACGCCAGCATAGAAGTGGCTCGTTGTGATGTATTGCCTTTCAGCAGTGATTTTGCCTGGTGGAACAAGCAGGGTCCAGAGATTCAATCCGAGAACACGTCAAACGAAGTGATGCCCTCATCTTCTGACAACGATCCGTTCTCTCCTGTCCTTTCTCAGCTTGGTCGAGGCGCATACGGACCTGATCACTGTCTGCTGCTTCTTGATCTCCGGAATGCCTGGCCCAGCACTTTGTCAATATCCTTGTACGTGAGCGAGCAACCTATGCAAGCGACAGAAGGAAGACCCGCGGAAGCAGGCGTGGAGGGCCAATACGCCGTCCACGGAGACCTCCAGCCAGGTCAAATCACGCGCTTCGTTCTCGTTGTTCCTCGTCTGTACCTGGACAATCCTTACGCCACAATTCCGCTCCTCAACACCGGCATGAAGAGACAATTCGTGGTCAGCGCCAACAAACTCACCTTCGAAGCCGAAGCAGCAACCAGAGAAGCCTTCTGGTACCGCGAGGAACTCCTCAAACGAGTCTGCGGCCTCTGGAAGGAAGAACCCGCACGGCGAGAAGGAACAGTTGACCTACGAAACCTGCGCCTAAACGCACGCATGGTCGAAGCCATGCGCCTCGAAGACGTCGACATGACCTTTTCCTTAGCTCCCTCTTTTCCTGAATCCTCCGAAAAAGGAATAATCCAATCCGGCCGCTTCAGATACAACATCCAAACCGACAAAATGCTTGACTTATCTGTcacaatccacaaccgcTCTTCGAAGCCCATCCATcccctcctccgtctccaGCCCAGCCTCCGTCATCAGCCCAACAACGTCGCTCTAGACCTCTCCCGCCGCCTTGTCTGGACGGGCATGCTACAGCAAGTCCTACCCATTCTGGGAAGCGGAGAAAGTACAACGGCCACCATTGGCGTTACCGTACTCTGTCGGGGCGAGTATGAATTCGGAGCGACGGTTGAAGAAGTACGGATTTTGAAGAtgaaagaggaggaagagaagaccGGGCAGGGCGTTTTCCATGACTCAGAGGGCGCGATTAGGGATACATTTGGCGCTGATgtggcgaagaagaggaggatttGGCATGCTAAGGAGTGCTGTGTTTTGGATGCTCATGACTGA
- a CDS encoding SDR family oxidoreductase (COG:Q;~EggNog:ENOG410PHZH;~InterPro:IPR036291,IPR002347;~PFAM:PF08659,PF00106,PF13561;~go_process: GO:0055114 - oxidation-reduction process [Evidence IEA]), with product MDTQHSPRANPSSPSSSTSREPKLHLPSTTNPPGPQNPPKPLVWLIFGATGHMGRSLVKNALCRNDLVAAVGRTFENTPESMKALESEHENCLGLLCDVRVRETVKRVIDLTIARFGRIDVIANCSGYGVLGACEDQDEYDIRNQFETNFTGTLNMIQLSLPHFRERGAGRYLIFSSTSGALGVPGLGPYCASKYAVEGLMESMLYEVDSFNIKTTLVEPGHMRRDDIVHLISDPAGSIPASDSANNSRNNNEHNLSSPLPLYGHFLVKRPSEPYNTPTSPAAHAKRMLLWLGDKQPASAVKAAHLVWELGHCSYPPLRLILGTYAVESIRDRLKCIIEEIEDWKHLSFPSLDQPQQQGSGSGNGKDRADSIG from the exons ATGGACACTCAACATTCCCCAAGAGCAAACCCCTCGtcaccctcctcctcaacctctcGAGAACCCAAACTCCATCTCCCATCCACCACAAATCCCCCCGGCCCGCAGAACCCACCTAAGCCGCTCGTATGGCTG ATCTTCGGCGCAACAGGCCACATGGGCCGCTCCCTCGTCAAAAATGCCCTCTGCCGCAATGACCTCGTCGCCGCCGTCGGCCGCACCTTCGAAAACACCCCCGAAAGCATGAAAGCTCTCGAATCCGAGCACGAAAACTGCCTCGGTCTGCTCTGCGACGTGCGCGTCCGTGAAACCGTGAAACGAGTCATCGACCTCACCATCGCGCGCTTCGGCCGTATCGACGTCATCGCGAATTGCTCCGGATATGGTGTTCTGGGGGCGTGCGAGGACCAGGACGAGTATGATATCCGGAACCAGTTTGAGACGAATTTCACGGGGACGTTGAATATGATTCAGCTGTCGCTGCCGCATTTTCGGGAGAGGGGTGCGGGGAGGTATTTGATTTTCAGTTCTACGTCTGGAGCGCTGGGGGTGCCGGGGTTGGGGCCGTATTGCGCTAGCAAGTATGCGGTCGAAGGGTTAATGGAGAGTATGCTATACGAGGTGGACAGCTTTAACATCAAGACCACCCTCGTGGAACCAGGACACATGCGACGCGACGATATCGTGCACCTCATTTCCGACCCAGCCGGCTCCATTCCCGCCTCCGACTCGGCGAACAACAGCAGAAACAACAACGAACATaacctctcctctcctctcccgcTTTACGGCCACTTCCTCGTGAAACGACCCAGCGAACCATACAACACGCCGACATCCCCCGCAGCACACGCGAAGCGAATGCTCCTCTGGCTCGGCGACAAGCAGCCCGCGAGTGCTGTGAAAGCGGCGCATTTGGTCTGGGAATTGGGGCATTGTTCTTATCCGCCGCTAAGGCTGATTCTGGGGACGTATGCGGTGGAGAGTATCAGGGATCGGTTGAAGTGCATTAttgaggagattgaggaTTGGAAGCATCTTAGTTTTCCGTCGTTGGAtcagccgcagcagcaggggAGTGGTAGTGGGAATGGTAAGGATAGGGCGGACTCGATTGGGTGA
- a CDS encoding histidine kinase-like ATPase domain-containing protein (COG:S;~EggNog:ENOG410PM3J;~InterPro:IPR036890,IPR022155;~PFAM:PF12449): MMALNIDFNALKAQTMGSGNDEEAVTVDTRGLISKVLARYSGKWTVLREMIQNAADANATKVTIKFETLPSTKVPIPASADQTGLIKHTISNHTLRRLLVSNNGLPFSEKDWARLKRIADGNPDETKIGAFGVGFYSVFDDCEEPFVSSGKEAMAFYWKGNALFTRRLQLAESSNPETTFVLDYRNDTSPVPSLMQLCQFLSTSLTFVGLECIELWLDDWNLLRLTKKRAPSISLSIPRDIETKTPQGLMKIVDVTREVAQIDASWMRIVEWNPNASVFRLDGLRDTTSSLRSFFFSKLTGQNPEKDKPANAEKRNSVSDSEDMTKSLTASVFLHTNTAIIQSSVNSSLSSELERATRKPPPKKTTIAVLMPSYDTSMASDASASHSEVLASILPSKAGRVFIGFPTQQTTGLNAHISAPSVIPTVERESIDLNTRYISRWNTEMLRAAGIVCRIAWTAEMASIKAKLSSVVEKSQSSKIRKDDIMHVLPETIHTANQFVFRESTPLSQLGQLIEDGFWTCNKKASIEVLSTRGIIQSHQARIAPKDLSFMDTIPVLPDEFVSGAKDFVRKLTDFGLVTDITVSDIKRELESSTLQSKQVVEFLSWLGRKAASAQLDIQSIESLLSVAVANDEDDNGATTRLLVFADITSFLNPQRIPADLPLPPSVLPFIYTKSLPKHELEALGWTELQLTPWLRWIVTNSGNRNALPVEQDITRTPSFAAQVLPVLSKQFESLGHSSKQAVIGLLQSHTVIPTKLGMKHPAQTYFPSVRLFDDLPVVHGLNGVKEKFLANLGVRKTVELSVIFERLLNAPAAPEGSNERQPKWSHVDLVRYLASVRDDIPTNDIQKLKKTSICTAESPDDQKASSPKRYQISDLYEPNNSLRSLELPIIEWPGRYEPASNEAKFLYMMGLRRYPSAPELIQLMARANLENNRALHLRALAYYISEYHANGYGNFDASAVDAPFLPIEGTDELSPARKCFTDDGATLFDFRILRRDLHAHASKFGVRQHPPVTECLDRLIRRPPSTKRDARVLFKYLSGRVSEVSARDIDRVGSALIVPVGMNETVEKGEKVRRVAPRLCYLGDGDDYKDIFDFVDFGQEANLFLMAVGSKREPTKPELAQILVKEPARISSTFQSADKYLKLLRALSESLMALKRDKELFQEMKRAPFLLASRDISSLTQQNPSKDKFTESEDEDYDEDQSIKEWTLASAKDIVVVDDFQSFNLFKEHVLAAPQEEALENFYLALGAIPLSTIVEERASWEQMAADQRPATKLQKLIRERTRLYLHDQSPDTIRHDVRWLEKNLQVQVVNSISLTRSLMGRRVSLTQRRSAVVTQQQSRAWTLWICPGKFDFYEISQALVHLILYRPKLHSTLTLEMLLKTDLLELKTRGYNVERILKQKAQEAKVAENKRQQQLEEERRQLQEREAAWAKGWAQTQSRQAGEENSQAMMPGDFPDSPTRKNDRHDSRPQVPEPVPQVPEPVQEQRPRGLFANLTRRLGLENGRNSISQGQSQPNPIESTRDSTPPPPYSAEDPKTSRPEQPTVNPPHKLHSELISAIQACRPHGSSGVYSRPETSQVTETKSYCDEKPSHDLDFIATLSCGINLLFTKNLEDRSNFLTKNGAGINTFASVLIECADIFSLSINTMNVFYDPAGRTIAFNRAGSIFCNYFYFQQLHETSLLQNQDTTEALVYWWVILCHELAHNLVGDHSSAHSYYTEGFVAQYFPKIATKLTAAGRQAPSHATS; the protein is encoded by the exons ATGATGGCACTAAATATCGATTTCAATGCGCTCAAAGCGCAGACAATGGGGTCAGGGAACGACGAGGAGGCTGTCACAGTTGACACACGTGGTTTGATCTCAAAGGTGCTGGCAAGATATTCAGGAAAATG GACTGTTTTGCGAGAGATGATCCAGAATGCGGCGGATGCCAATGCTACCAAAGTGACCATCAAATTTGAAACGCTGCCGTCGACGAAAGTCCCTATACCAGCATCTGCGGACCAGACGGGCTTGATAAAGCATACCATTTCAAATCATACGCTAAGACGTCTCCTAGTCTCCAACAACGGTCTCCCGTTCAGCGAGAAGGACTGGGCAAGGTTAAAGCGTATCGCAGATGGAAACCCGGATGAGACGAAGATTGGAGCATTCGGTGTTGGCTTTTATAGTGTCTTCGACGATTGTGAAGAGCCATTTGTTTCCTCCGGAAAGGAGGCCATGGCCTTCTACTGGAAGGGAAATGCGCTGTTTACTCGAAGACTACAATTAGCtgagtcttcaaatccagagaCAACCTTCGTCCTTGACTATCGCAACGATACGTCTCCAGTTCCGTCGTTGATGCAACTATGCCAATTTTTGTCTACGAGTCTTACGTTCGTCGGTCTCGAGTGTATTGAGTTGTGGCTAGATGACTGGAATCTTCTGCGCCTTACAAAAAAGAGAGCACCAAGCATCAGTTTATCAATTCCCCGCGACATTGAAACCAAGACGCCTCAGGGTTTAATGAAAATCGTTGATGTCACTCGTGAAGTCGCTCAAATCGACGCTTCTTGGATGCGGATCGTCGAGTGGAATCCAAACGCGAGTGTATTTCGTCTAGATGGCCTTAGGGATACGACGAGTTCGTTGCGctcatttttcttttccaaattGACTGGACAAAACCCAGAGAAAGACAAGCCAGCGAATGCAGAAAAGCGCAATAGTGTTAGCGACTCGGAAGATATGACCAAATCATTGACAGCTTCCGTGTTCCTTCATACCAACACTGCCATCATTCAATCGTCTGTCAATTCATCTTTGAGCAGTGAACTTGAACGTGCTAcccgcaagcctccacccaAAAAAACCACGATTGCCGTCTTAATGCCCTCGTATGACACTAGCATGGCGTCGGATGCTTCCGCATCGCATTCCGAAGTCCTCGCATCCATCTTACCGTCCAAGGCTGGACGAGTTTTCATAGGGTTTCCTACTCAGCAGACAACGGGACTAAATGCTCACATTTCTGCTCCCTCTGTCATTCCGACTGTCGAGCGGGAGAGTATCGATCTTAATACTCGGTATATTAGCAGATGGAATACTGAGATGCTGAGGGCAGCAGGTATTGTATGTCGGATCGCCTGGACAGCAGAAATGGCATCAATAAAGGCCAAGCTCTCATCAGTGGTGGAGAAATCGCAGTCGTCGAAAATTCGCAAAGACGATATCATGCATGTGCTTCCCGAGACAATACACACCGCAAACCAATTTGTTTTTCGCGAGTCCACACCATTATCACAACTGGGGCAGCTAATTGAAGATGGATTTTGGACATGTAACAAGAAGGCGTCTATTGAGGTACTCTCAACTCGCGGCATCATCCAGAGCCATCAAGCGCGCATAGCCCCCAAAGACCTTAGCTTTATGGACACCATTCCGGTATTGCCAGATGAATTCGTGTCCGGCGCAAAAGACTTTGTCAGAAAACTGACAGATTTTGGATTGGTGACTGACATCACAGTATCAGATATCAAGCGGGAATTGGAATCCAGCACTTTGCAATCCAAACAGGTCGTTGAATTCCTTTCATGGCTTGGCCGGAAGGCTGCTTCGGCCCAGCTTGACATCCAATCAATTGAAAGTCTCTTGAGTGTGGCAGTTGCAAACGATGAAGACGACAATGGGGCTACTACGCGATTGCTGGTTTTCGCAGACATAACAAGCTTTCTGAACCCCCAACGGATACCTGCGGATTTACCGTTACCGCCGTCTGTTTTGCCTTTCATATACACCAAGTCTTTGCCCAAACATGAGCTGGAAGCTCTGGGCTGGACAGAGTTACAATTGACCCCATGGTTACGTTGGATTGTCACGAATTCTGGAAACCGCAACGCTCTTCCTGTGGAACAAGATATTACCAGAACACCTTCATTTGCCGCGCAGGTTCTTCCAGTTTTGTCAAAACAATTCGAAAGCTTAGGCCATTCGTCGAAACAGGCTGTTATCGGTCTGCTTCAGTCACACACTGTTATTCCGACAAAACTTGGAATGAAACATCCTGCGCAGACGTATTTCCCATCTGTACGGTTATTTGATGACCTCCCTGTTGTGCATGGTCTCAACGGCGTCAAAGAAAAGTTCCTCGCGAATCTCGGCGTCCGCAAGACTGTTGAGCTCAGCGTCATCTTTGAGCGTCTTCTGAATGCTCCTGCAGCGCCTGAAGGAAGTAATGAAAGGCAGCCAAAGTGGAGCCATGTGGACTTGGTGCGCTACCTTGCTTCTGTTCGAGATGACATCCCCACAAATGATATCCAGAAGTTAAAGAAGACCAGCATATGCACCGCTGAAAGTCCTGACGACCAGAAAGCAAGTTCGCCAAAGCGTTATCAGATATCTGATCTGTATGAGCCGAATAATTCCCTTCGGAGCCTAGAACTTCCAATCATCGAATGGCCTGGAAGATATGAACCTGCCAGTAATGAGGCTAAATTCCTATATATGATGGGGTTGAGACGCTATCCATCCGCGCCGGAACTCATACAACTCATGGCGAGGGCGAATTTGGAAAACAATCGAGCTCTTCATTTAAGAGCCCTCGCATACTACATTTCGGAGTACCATGCAAACGGCTACGGTAACTTTGATGCTAGTGCGGTTGATGCTCCATTCCTTCCTATTGAGGGTACAGATGAGTTAAGCCCGGCGAGGAAATGTTTCACGGACGATGGTGCCACCTTATTTGACTTCAGGATTCTTCGACGGGATCTTCATGCtcatgcctccaagtttggAGTACGACAGCACCCTCCTGTGACGGAATGTCTAGATCGTTTAATCCGGCGGCCGCCAAGCACGAAGCGTGACGCGAGGGTGCTCTTCAAGTACCTTTCTGGAAGAGTGTCGGAGGTCAGCGCACGAGACATCGATCGTGTCGGTAGCGCGCTGATAGTACCTGTTGGGATGAACGAAACAGTTGAGAAAGGCGAAAAAGTTCGTCGCGTGGCGCCTAGGCTCTGCTACCTAGGAGATGGCGATGACTACAAGGACATATTTGATTTCGTTGATTTTGGCCAGGAAGCCAACTTATTCTTAATGGCAGTTGGCTCAAAGCGAGAACCAACAAAGCCGGAATTGGCACAGATCCTGGTGAAAGAGCCCGCAAGAATATCTTCGACATTCCAGAGTGCCGACAAGTACCTCAAACTTCTTAGAGCGCTTTCTGAGAGTCTTATGGCTTTGAAGAGGGACAAAGAACTCTTCCAGGAGATGAAAAGAGCACCGTTCCTGCTGGCCAGCAGGGATATCTCTTCTTTGACCCAGCAAAATCCCAGCAAAGACAAGTTTACTGAGTCGGAGGACGAAGACTATGATGAAGATCAAAGCATCAAAGAATGGACACTGGCATCAGCGAAAGATATTGTCGTCGTGGACGATTTCCAAAGCTTCAACCTTTTCAAGGAGCATGTCCTAGCAGCACCACAAGAGGAGGCATTGGAGAACTTTTACCTTGCTCTGGGAGCCATCCCGTTGAGCACCATTGTCGAGGAGCGTGCCAGTTGGGAACAAATGGCTGCGGATCAGCGTCCTGCGACCAAGCTACAGAAGCTCATTCGCGAACGCACGAGGCTATACCTCCATGACCAGTCGCCGGATACGATACGACACGATGTTAGATGGCTCGAGAAGAATTTACAGGTGCAGGTTGTAAATTCAATATCTCTAACGCGTTCTCTCATGGGTCGTCGTGTGTCGCTCACACAAAGGCGAAGCGCCGTTGTCACTCAGCAGCAGTCACGAGCCTGGACTTTATGGATCTGTCCTGGCAAATTTGATTTCTATGAGATTAGCCAAGCGCTCGTACACCTGATTCTTTACCGCCCCAAGCTTCACTCGACTCTCACGTTAGAGATGTTGTTGAAGACCGATCTATTGGAGCTCAAGACTCGGGGATACAACGTTGAGCGGATCCTCAAGCAGAAGGCCCAGGAAGCGAAGGTAGCAGAGAACAAGCGTCAGCAACAGCTGGAAGAAGAGCGAAGACAGCTTCAAGAGAGGGAAGCGGCATGGGCAAAGGGATGGGCGCAAACGCAATCCCGCCAGGCGGGAGAGGAAAACTCACAGGCTATGATGCCGGGCGATTTCCCTGACTCCCCTACGAGAAAGAATGACCGTCATGATTCACGACCCCAAGTACCTGAACCTGTACCCCAAGTACCTGAACCTGTGCAAGAACAACGTCCACGCGGATTGTTCGCCAACCTGACTAGACGCCTTGGACTCGAAAATGGACGCAACTCGATCTCTCAGGGACAATCGCAGCCAAACCCTATTGAGTCCACCCGGGATTCAACGCCTCCGCCACCCTACTCCGCTGAAGATCCAAAGACGTCCCGCCCAGAGCAGCCTACGGTCAACCCACCGCACAAGTTGCATTCGGAACTTATCTCCGCCATTCAAGCCTGTCGACCCCATGGGTCTTCCGGCGTCTACAGTCGACCTGAAACGAGCCAGGTCACTGAGACGAAGTCTTACTGTGACGAGAAGCCCAGTCATGACCTGGATTTCATTGCAACTCTCTCTTGCGGAATCAATCTGCTTTTCACGAAGAACCTCGAAGACCGGTCCAACTTCCTCACAAAGAATGGCGCTGGCATCAATACCTTTGCCTCGGTGCTCATTGAGTGCGCCGATATCTTCTCCCTCAGTATCAACACGATGAATGTCTTCTACGACCCTGCGGGGCGAACGATAGCATTCAACCGGGCTGGAAGCATCTTCTGCAACTACTTCTACTTCCAGCAGTTACACGAGACTAGCCTTCTCCAGAACCAGGACACCACTGAAGCCCTGGTGTATTGGTGGGTGATCTTGTGCCACGAGCTGGCGCATAACCTTGTGGGAGACCATAGCTCTGCGCATAGCTACTATACCGAGGGCTTTGTGGCCCAGTACTTCCCCAAAATTGCGACTAAGCTTACCGCAGCTGGGAGACAGGCTCCTAGCCATGCTACATCTTGA